One stretch of Juglans microcarpa x Juglans regia isolate MS1-56 chromosome 3D, Jm3101_v1.0, whole genome shotgun sequence DNA includes these proteins:
- the LOC121256089 gene encoding peptidyl-prolyl cis-trans isomerase FKBP19, chloroplastic isoform X3 — translation MASISVLASLQPSLSLSVSKFSTTVRHRVAVSLLLYTCVCVYSGHLVFQGCCGTTTTVSLHEPQKSSHSNICGNPAAHGQVIERRGVLISAIGILAGYWWDAAIDGMAMASEFTDMPAIRGKDYGKTKMRYPDYTETESGLQYKDLRVGNGPTPKMGETVVVDWDGFTIGYYGRIFEARNKTKGGSFEGNDKDFFKFRVGSHEVIPAFEEAVSGMAPGGVRSVAGS, via the exons ATGGCGTCGATTTCAGTGCTTGCATCTCTACAACCATCCCTGAGTTTATCTGTTTCCAAATTTTCGACTACGGTACGTCATCGTGTTGCTGTTTCTCTTCTGTTatatacgtgtgtgtgtgtgtatagcGGCCATTTGGTGTTTCAGGGATGCTGCGGAACAACTACTACTGTTTCTCTTCATGAACCTCAGAAGTCTTCCCATTCGAATATATGCG GGAACCCTGCGGCTCATGGGCAAGTCATTGAGCGAAGAGGAGTGTTAATATCAGCTATTGGAATCCTTGCTGGATACTGGTGGGATGCGGCAATTGATGGGATGGCCATGGCATCTGAATTCACCGACA TGCCTGCAATCAGGGGGAAGGACTATGGCAAGACTAAAATGCGGTATCCAGACTACACAGAGACAGAGTCAGGTCTTCAGTACAAG GACTTGAGAGTTGGAAATGGCCCCACACCAAAGATGGGAGAGACTGTAGTG GTTGATTGGGATGGTTTCACCATAGGATACTATGGCCGCATATTTGAAGCCCGAAATAAGACCAAGGGTGGTTCCTTTGAG GGAAATGACAAGGACTTCTTCAAATTTAGAGTAGGATCGCATGAG GTGATACCAGCTTTCGAGGAAGCTGTTTCAGGCATGGCTCCGGGTGGTGTTAGAAG